A DNA window from Thermosynechococcaceae cyanobacterium Okahandja contains the following coding sequences:
- a CDS encoding GNAT family N-acetyltransferase — translation MFSDIPPTSDLVIRPLAYRDVDVVEQWLSQQGVHDHPFDHPSLLPQAMTTPLQRLQWLTGTAKERIYVAERGDQLMGVVQVAPFNENRTTWQVQQLAAQDFTEVGTQLLRHCFSTILEARTWMLEINIEHQEALALYRQNGFQPLAQLTYWQISCPQLAQLAQQTPSLPNLLKVTNADATLLCQLDTASMPALVRQVFDRHSHDFKKSLGEWLQDSIGAWTGQARAQRAYVFEPQRKAAIAAYTLYASQDGRSPHWLELTVHPAYTWLYPELLAHLARLLQPYDPVPLVLASTDYQPEREAYLEQWADPIRHSLMMSRSVWHKVREVRSSLPDGLTLSEVLQGLQTHHRPQPGRISTEEGMSVYHNRPKTADFRKGMKPEGWYEP, via the coding sequence ATGTTTTCTGATATTCCCCCCACCAGCGACCTCGTCATTCGTCCCCTAGCCTATCGCGATGTTGATGTCGTGGAGCAGTGGCTAAGCCAGCAAGGCGTTCACGACCATCCCTTCGATCACCCCTCCCTGTTGCCCCAAGCAATGACAACACCGCTACAGCGGTTGCAGTGGCTCACAGGTACCGCCAAGGAACGAATTTATGTTGCTGAGCGGGGTGACCAGTTAATGGGGGTGGTACAGGTGGCACCCTTCAACGAAAACCGCACCACATGGCAGGTCCAGCAGTTAGCGGCTCAGGACTTTACAGAAGTGGGCACCCAACTCCTGCGGCACTGCTTTAGTACGATTCTGGAAGCCCGGACGTGGATGCTGGAAATTAACATCGAGCACCAAGAGGCCTTGGCCCTCTACCGCCAAAATGGCTTTCAACCCCTAGCTCAGTTAACCTACTGGCAAATTTCTTGCCCCCAGTTGGCGCAGCTTGCCCAGCAAACCCCCAGCTTGCCCAACCTCCTCAAGGTGACAAACGCCGATGCAACCCTGTTGTGTCAACTGGATACGGCCTCCATGCCAGCCTTGGTACGGCAAGTGTTCGATCGCCATAGCCACGACTTCAAGAAAAGCCTAGGGGAGTGGCTACAAGACAGCATTGGGGCTTGGACCGGACAAGCGCGGGCACAGCGAGCCTACGTGTTTGAACCTCAGCGTAAAGCCGCGATCGCCGCCTATACCCTATACGCCAGCCAAGACGGGCGATCGCCCCATTGGCTCGAACTGACGGTGCATCCTGCCTATACATGGCTCTATCCAGAACTGTTGGCGCACCTTGCCCGCCTACTGCAACCTTACGACCCGGTGCCCTTGGTACTGGCCTCCACCGATTATCAACCGGAACGGGAAGCCTACCTCGAACAGTGGGCAGACCCCATTCGCCATAGTTTAATGATGTCCCGCTCCGTATGGCACAAAGTGCGCGAAGTACGCTCGTCACTACCGGATGGCCTCACCCTGTCGGAAGTGCTCCAAGGACTGCAAACCCACCATCGTCCCCAGCCCGGGCGCATTAGCACCGAAGAGGGAATGTCAGTTTACCACAATCGTCCCAAGACAGCCGACTTCCGCAAGGGCATGAAA